One window from the genome of Perca flavescens isolate YP-PL-M2 chromosome 17, PFLA_1.0, whole genome shotgun sequence encodes:
- the fam149b1 gene encoding protein FAM149B1 isoform X3, whose translation MISRYNRRPVSHKLEIRGLSRSSLDHHPLPEEADDNQAPHRYLHDLQEAVSAHNSSETSAASGHSDCPTVISVDSNQSWSGIHSSTGTGISTERSSVFSWGYDEFDKAASRQVQHMFEEIDTFLYEGRGTGGGILQGLQDECQQWATRFPHLRILGTQLMCPSDEGFQWYATSGKGSSASSPSAGKESSVKPQEKDKGGIELNVQGRRLALIKSSSAELDEPPGTSGGSGSHDKPRVIEVEGLMEEYLAFDSRDLEDEWELDCPESGRRHHCLPPVSPYGCRHQAVLDLLFDDVWWQLVGWMKELVQRHWECCTSTDDEKISGNLSPVQQDSQNPFTLLSMLPTMLPKLGQNRVPPLTAGLQFQGRVPVGAAATQHNLNDLIVIHSIPLQQRNLGVLDRNLEPEERTSHRPGSSVVPSGKPRPRRTLEQSSSSLPRPAQSARRRNPPPRTLLPLVPSLSQSSAAVSMDEVIRGTRLPTASDRLTSPLLPLSRNTLLPPISAGDAESSHLGQQSKPAQRQKGPSNRAHSAINDEAGSSIPRDRHHLLDVFSRPNTTHTYRSDTPYRRSFTVLDNINQGRPGRASVATDSLEIGVTGISLGISSSSFLDSFSHHPLGHLPIKDEEEPDPQAPVPEQLMPMSVPPRSYTRGGISSRASRPGL comes from the exons ATGATTTCACGATACAACAGAAGACCTGTATCGCACAAACTTGAGAT TCGCGGGTTGTCTCGCAGCAGCCTCGACCACCACCCTCTCCCAGAGGAAGCAGACGATAACCAAGCACCTCATCGTTACCTCCATGATCTCCAGGAAGCTGTCTCCGCTCACAACAG CTCAGAGACATCTGCTGCCTCAGGCCACTCTGACTGCCCCACCGTCATCTCAGTAGACTCCAACCAGTCCTGGTCAGGTATCCACAGCTCCACAGGCACTGGCATCTCCACAGAGAGGAGCTCTGTTTTCTCCTGGGGCTACGAT GAGTTCGACAAGGCAGCATCACGGCAAGTGCAGCATATGTTTGAGGAGATTGACACATTTCTGTACGAGGGGAGAGGCACCGGGGGAGGGATACTCCAGGGCCTGCAGGATGAATGTCAGCAGTGGGCCACACGTTTCCCACATCTTCG GATCCTGGGGACTCAGCTGATGTGCCCCAGTGACGAGGGCTTCCAGTGGTATGCCACCTCAGGGAAAGGAAGCTCTGCCAGCAGCCCATCAGCAGGCAAAGAAAGCAGTGTGAAGCCCCAGGAGAAAGATAAGGGTGGCATAGA GTTGAACGTGCAGGGCAGGAGATTGGCGCTGATCAAGTCCTCCTCAGCTGAATTGGATGAGCCTCCTGGCACCTCCGGTGGCTCCGGCAGTCATGACAAGCCGAGAGTGATTGAAGTGGAGGGTCTGATGGAGGAATACCTGGCTTTCGATAGCAGGGACTT AGAGGACGAGTGGGAGCTGGATTGTCCGGAGTCCGGTCGGAGGCATCACTGTCTGCCCCCTGTCTCTCCGTACGGCTGTCGCCATCAAGCTGTTCTCGACCTGCTGTTCGATGATGTGTGGTGGCAGCTGGTTGGTTGGATGAAAGAGCTGGTTCAACGCCACTGGGAATGCTGCACCTCAA CAGATGATGAAAAGATTTCTGGGAACTTGAGCCCCGTGCAGCAAGATTCCCAGAATCCCTTCACTCTGCTCTCCATGCTGCCCACGATGCTGCCCAAACTTGGCCAGAACAGGGTGCCCCCGCTCACAGCTGGCCTGCAGTTCCAG GGAAGGGTCCCGGTAGGAGCAGCAGCGACCCAACACAACCTAAATGACCTCATCGTGATCCATAGCATCCCCCTGCAGCAGAGGAACCTGGGTGTGCTGGATAGAAACCT GGAGCCAGAAGAGCGGACGTCTCACAGACCAGGCTCCAGCGTGGTCCCCTCCGGCAAACCTCGCCCTCGCCGAACCCTGGAACAGAGCTCTTCCTCGCTGCCCCGCCCGGCACAGTCCGCCCGACGCAGAAACCCCCCTCCCCGAACCCTCCTGCCGCTGGTTCCCAGCCTGAGTCAGTCCAGCGCAGCAGTATCCATGGATGAGGTCATCCGCGGGACACGTCT ACCCACAGCCAGCGACCGCCTGACGTCTCCGCTGTTGCCTCTGAGCAGGAACACACTCCTCCCCCCCATCAGCGCTGGAGACGCAGAGTCCTCTCACTTGGGACAGCAGTCCAAACCTGCACAG CGTCAGAAAGGCCCGTCCAACCGCGCCCACAGTGCTATAAATGATGAAGCTGGCAGTTCAATACCAAGGGATCGTCACCACCTACTGGATGTCTTCTCTCGCCCCAACACCACTCACACATACAGG TCCGACACCCCGTATCGTCGTTCCTTCACAGTATTGGACAACATCAACCAGGGGCGGCCAGGCAGAGCCTCTGTGGCCACAG ACTCTCTGGAAATCGGCGTGACTGGCATCAGTCTTGGCATCAGCAGCTCATCTTTCTTGGACTCGTTTTCCCACCACCCCTTGGGGCACTTGCCCATCAAAGACGAAGAGGAGCCAGACCCACAAGCCCCTGTCCCAG AGCAACTGATGCCTATGTCTGTCCCACCTCGGTCTTACACCAGGGGTGGCATCTCATCCAGAGCCAGCAGACCTGGCTTGTAG
- the fam149b1 gene encoding protein FAM149B1 isoform X2, whose amino-acid sequence MISRYNRRPVSHKLEIRGLSRSSLDHHPLPEEADDNQAPHRYLHDLQEAVSAHNSSETSAASGHSDCPTVISVDSNQSWSGIHSSTGTGISTERSSVFSWGYDEFDKAASRQVQHMFEEIDTFLYEGRGTGGGILQGLQDECQQWATRFPHLRILGTQLMCPSDEGFQWYATSGKGSSASSPSAGKESSVKPQEKDKGGIELNVQGRRLALIKSSSAELDEPPGTSGGSGSHDKPRVIEVEGLMEEYLAFDSRDLEDEWELDCPESGRRHHCLPPVSPYGCRHQAVLDLLFDDVWWQLVGWMKELVQRHWECCTSNDEKISGNLSPVQQDSQNPFTLLSMLPTMLPKLGQNRVPPLTAGLQFQNTKSRGSKHKSRRKSKKQKRPSTGRVPVGAAATQHNLNDLIVIHSIPLQQRNLGVLDRNLEPEERTSHRPGSSVVPSGKPRPRRTLEQSSSSLPRPAQSARRRNPPPRTLLPLVPSLSQSSAAVSMDEVIRGTRLPTASDRLTSPLLPLSRNTLLPPISAGDAESSHLGQQSKPAQRQKGPSNRAHSAINDEAGSSIPRDRHHLLDVFSRPNTTHTYRSDTPYRRSFTVLDNINQGRPGRASVATDSLEIGVTGISLGISSSSFLDSFSHHPLGHLPIKDEEEPDPQAPVPEQLMPMSVPPRSYTRGGISSRASRPGL is encoded by the exons ATGATTTCACGATACAACAGAAGACCTGTATCGCACAAACTTGAGAT TCGCGGGTTGTCTCGCAGCAGCCTCGACCACCACCCTCTCCCAGAGGAAGCAGACGATAACCAAGCACCTCATCGTTACCTCCATGATCTCCAGGAAGCTGTCTCCGCTCACAACAG CTCAGAGACATCTGCTGCCTCAGGCCACTCTGACTGCCCCACCGTCATCTCAGTAGACTCCAACCAGTCCTGGTCAGGTATCCACAGCTCCACAGGCACTGGCATCTCCACAGAGAGGAGCTCTGTTTTCTCCTGGGGCTACGAT GAGTTCGACAAGGCAGCATCACGGCAAGTGCAGCATATGTTTGAGGAGATTGACACATTTCTGTACGAGGGGAGAGGCACCGGGGGAGGGATACTCCAGGGCCTGCAGGATGAATGTCAGCAGTGGGCCACACGTTTCCCACATCTTCG GATCCTGGGGACTCAGCTGATGTGCCCCAGTGACGAGGGCTTCCAGTGGTATGCCACCTCAGGGAAAGGAAGCTCTGCCAGCAGCCCATCAGCAGGCAAAGAAAGCAGTGTGAAGCCCCAGGAGAAAGATAAGGGTGGCATAGA GTTGAACGTGCAGGGCAGGAGATTGGCGCTGATCAAGTCCTCCTCAGCTGAATTGGATGAGCCTCCTGGCACCTCCGGTGGCTCCGGCAGTCATGACAAGCCGAGAGTGATTGAAGTGGAGGGTCTGATGGAGGAATACCTGGCTTTCGATAGCAGGGACTT AGAGGACGAGTGGGAGCTGGATTGTCCGGAGTCCGGTCGGAGGCATCACTGTCTGCCCCCTGTCTCTCCGTACGGCTGTCGCCATCAAGCTGTTCTCGACCTGCTGTTCGATGATGTGTGGTGGCAGCTGGTTGGTTGGATGAAAGAGCTGGTTCAACGCCACTGGGAATGCTGCACCTCAA ATGATGAAAAGATTTCTGGGAACTTGAGCCCCGTGCAGCAAGATTCCCAGAATCCCTTCACTCTGCTCTCCATGCTGCCCACGATGCTGCCCAAACTTGGCCAGAACAGGGTGCCCCCGCTCACAGCTGGCCTGCAGTTCCAG AACACAAAGTCAAGGGGCTCAAAGCACAAGTCCAGACGGAAATCCAAAAAGCAGAAAAGACCTTCCACT GGAAGGGTCCCGGTAGGAGCAGCAGCGACCCAACACAACCTAAATGACCTCATCGTGATCCATAGCATCCCCCTGCAGCAGAGGAACCTGGGTGTGCTGGATAGAAACCT GGAGCCAGAAGAGCGGACGTCTCACAGACCAGGCTCCAGCGTGGTCCCCTCCGGCAAACCTCGCCCTCGCCGAACCCTGGAACAGAGCTCTTCCTCGCTGCCCCGCCCGGCACAGTCCGCCCGACGCAGAAACCCCCCTCCCCGAACCCTCCTGCCGCTGGTTCCCAGCCTGAGTCAGTCCAGCGCAGCAGTATCCATGGATGAGGTCATCCGCGGGACACGTCT ACCCACAGCCAGCGACCGCCTGACGTCTCCGCTGTTGCCTCTGAGCAGGAACACACTCCTCCCCCCCATCAGCGCTGGAGACGCAGAGTCCTCTCACTTGGGACAGCAGTCCAAACCTGCACAG CGTCAGAAAGGCCCGTCCAACCGCGCCCACAGTGCTATAAATGATGAAGCTGGCAGTTCAATACCAAGGGATCGTCACCACCTACTGGATGTCTTCTCTCGCCCCAACACCACTCACACATACAGG TCCGACACCCCGTATCGTCGTTCCTTCACAGTATTGGACAACATCAACCAGGGGCGGCCAGGCAGAGCCTCTGTGGCCACAG ACTCTCTGGAAATCGGCGTGACTGGCATCAGTCTTGGCATCAGCAGCTCATCTTTCTTGGACTCGTTTTCCCACCACCCCTTGGGGCACTTGCCCATCAAAGACGAAGAGGAGCCAGACCCACAAGCCCCTGTCCCAG AGCAACTGATGCCTATGTCTGTCCCACCTCGGTCTTACACCAGGGGTGGCATCTCATCCAGAGCCAGCAGACCTGGCTTGTAG
- the fam149b1 gene encoding protein FAM149B1 isoform X4 gives MISRYNRRPVSHKLEIRGLSRSSLDHHPLPEEADDNQAPHRYLHDLQEAVSAHNSSETSAASGHSDCPTVISVDSNQSWSGIHSSTGTGISTERSSVFSWGYDEFDKAASRQVQHMFEEIDTFLYEGRGTGGGILQGLQDECQQWATRFPHLRILGTQLMCPSDEGFQWYATSGKGSSASSPSAGKESSVKPQEKDKGGIELNVQGRRLALIKSSSAELDEPPGTSGGSGSHDKPRVIEVEGLMEEYLAFDSRDLEDEWELDCPESGRRHHCLPPVSPYGCRHQAVLDLLFDDVWWQLVGWMKELVQRHWECCTSNDEKISGNLSPVQQDSQNPFTLLSMLPTMLPKLGQNRVPPLTAGLQFQGRVPVGAAATQHNLNDLIVIHSIPLQQRNLGVLDRNLEPEERTSHRPGSSVVPSGKPRPRRTLEQSSSSLPRPAQSARRRNPPPRTLLPLVPSLSQSSAAVSMDEVIRGTRLPTASDRLTSPLLPLSRNTLLPPISAGDAESSHLGQQSKPAQRQKGPSNRAHSAINDEAGSSIPRDRHHLLDVFSRPNTTHTYRSDTPYRRSFTVLDNINQGRPGRASVATDSLEIGVTGISLGISSSSFLDSFSHHPLGHLPIKDEEEPDPQAPVPEQLMPMSVPPRSYTRGGISSRASRPGL, from the exons ATGATTTCACGATACAACAGAAGACCTGTATCGCACAAACTTGAGAT TCGCGGGTTGTCTCGCAGCAGCCTCGACCACCACCCTCTCCCAGAGGAAGCAGACGATAACCAAGCACCTCATCGTTACCTCCATGATCTCCAGGAAGCTGTCTCCGCTCACAACAG CTCAGAGACATCTGCTGCCTCAGGCCACTCTGACTGCCCCACCGTCATCTCAGTAGACTCCAACCAGTCCTGGTCAGGTATCCACAGCTCCACAGGCACTGGCATCTCCACAGAGAGGAGCTCTGTTTTCTCCTGGGGCTACGAT GAGTTCGACAAGGCAGCATCACGGCAAGTGCAGCATATGTTTGAGGAGATTGACACATTTCTGTACGAGGGGAGAGGCACCGGGGGAGGGATACTCCAGGGCCTGCAGGATGAATGTCAGCAGTGGGCCACACGTTTCCCACATCTTCG GATCCTGGGGACTCAGCTGATGTGCCCCAGTGACGAGGGCTTCCAGTGGTATGCCACCTCAGGGAAAGGAAGCTCTGCCAGCAGCCCATCAGCAGGCAAAGAAAGCAGTGTGAAGCCCCAGGAGAAAGATAAGGGTGGCATAGA GTTGAACGTGCAGGGCAGGAGATTGGCGCTGATCAAGTCCTCCTCAGCTGAATTGGATGAGCCTCCTGGCACCTCCGGTGGCTCCGGCAGTCATGACAAGCCGAGAGTGATTGAAGTGGAGGGTCTGATGGAGGAATACCTGGCTTTCGATAGCAGGGACTT AGAGGACGAGTGGGAGCTGGATTGTCCGGAGTCCGGTCGGAGGCATCACTGTCTGCCCCCTGTCTCTCCGTACGGCTGTCGCCATCAAGCTGTTCTCGACCTGCTGTTCGATGATGTGTGGTGGCAGCTGGTTGGTTGGATGAAAGAGCTGGTTCAACGCCACTGGGAATGCTGCACCTCAA ATGATGAAAAGATTTCTGGGAACTTGAGCCCCGTGCAGCAAGATTCCCAGAATCCCTTCACTCTGCTCTCCATGCTGCCCACGATGCTGCCCAAACTTGGCCAGAACAGGGTGCCCCCGCTCACAGCTGGCCTGCAGTTCCAG GGAAGGGTCCCGGTAGGAGCAGCAGCGACCCAACACAACCTAAATGACCTCATCGTGATCCATAGCATCCCCCTGCAGCAGAGGAACCTGGGTGTGCTGGATAGAAACCT GGAGCCAGAAGAGCGGACGTCTCACAGACCAGGCTCCAGCGTGGTCCCCTCCGGCAAACCTCGCCCTCGCCGAACCCTGGAACAGAGCTCTTCCTCGCTGCCCCGCCCGGCACAGTCCGCCCGACGCAGAAACCCCCCTCCCCGAACCCTCCTGCCGCTGGTTCCCAGCCTGAGTCAGTCCAGCGCAGCAGTATCCATGGATGAGGTCATCCGCGGGACACGTCT ACCCACAGCCAGCGACCGCCTGACGTCTCCGCTGTTGCCTCTGAGCAGGAACACACTCCTCCCCCCCATCAGCGCTGGAGACGCAGAGTCCTCTCACTTGGGACAGCAGTCCAAACCTGCACAG CGTCAGAAAGGCCCGTCCAACCGCGCCCACAGTGCTATAAATGATGAAGCTGGCAGTTCAATACCAAGGGATCGTCACCACCTACTGGATGTCTTCTCTCGCCCCAACACCACTCACACATACAGG TCCGACACCCCGTATCGTCGTTCCTTCACAGTATTGGACAACATCAACCAGGGGCGGCCAGGCAGAGCCTCTGTGGCCACAG ACTCTCTGGAAATCGGCGTGACTGGCATCAGTCTTGGCATCAGCAGCTCATCTTTCTTGGACTCGTTTTCCCACCACCCCTTGGGGCACTTGCCCATCAAAGACGAAGAGGAGCCAGACCCACAAGCCCCTGTCCCAG AGCAACTGATGCCTATGTCTGTCCCACCTCGGTCTTACACCAGGGGTGGCATCTCATCCAGAGCCAGCAGACCTGGCTTGTAG
- the fam149b1 gene encoding protein FAM149B1 isoform X1, translating to MISRYNRRPVSHKLEIRGLSRSSLDHHPLPEEADDNQAPHRYLHDLQEAVSAHNSSETSAASGHSDCPTVISVDSNQSWSGIHSSTGTGISTERSSVFSWGYDEFDKAASRQVQHMFEEIDTFLYEGRGTGGGILQGLQDECQQWATRFPHLRILGTQLMCPSDEGFQWYATSGKGSSASSPSAGKESSVKPQEKDKGGIELNVQGRRLALIKSSSAELDEPPGTSGGSGSHDKPRVIEVEGLMEEYLAFDSRDLEDEWELDCPESGRRHHCLPPVSPYGCRHQAVLDLLFDDVWWQLVGWMKELVQRHWECCTSTDDEKISGNLSPVQQDSQNPFTLLSMLPTMLPKLGQNRVPPLTAGLQFQNTKSRGSKHKSRRKSKKQKRPSTGRVPVGAAATQHNLNDLIVIHSIPLQQRNLGVLDRNLEPEERTSHRPGSSVVPSGKPRPRRTLEQSSSSLPRPAQSARRRNPPPRTLLPLVPSLSQSSAAVSMDEVIRGTRLPTASDRLTSPLLPLSRNTLLPPISAGDAESSHLGQQSKPAQRQKGPSNRAHSAINDEAGSSIPRDRHHLLDVFSRPNTTHTYRSDTPYRRSFTVLDNINQGRPGRASVATDSLEIGVTGISLGISSSSFLDSFSHHPLGHLPIKDEEEPDPQAPVPEQLMPMSVPPRSYTRGGISSRASRPGL from the exons ATGATTTCACGATACAACAGAAGACCTGTATCGCACAAACTTGAGAT TCGCGGGTTGTCTCGCAGCAGCCTCGACCACCACCCTCTCCCAGAGGAAGCAGACGATAACCAAGCACCTCATCGTTACCTCCATGATCTCCAGGAAGCTGTCTCCGCTCACAACAG CTCAGAGACATCTGCTGCCTCAGGCCACTCTGACTGCCCCACCGTCATCTCAGTAGACTCCAACCAGTCCTGGTCAGGTATCCACAGCTCCACAGGCACTGGCATCTCCACAGAGAGGAGCTCTGTTTTCTCCTGGGGCTACGAT GAGTTCGACAAGGCAGCATCACGGCAAGTGCAGCATATGTTTGAGGAGATTGACACATTTCTGTACGAGGGGAGAGGCACCGGGGGAGGGATACTCCAGGGCCTGCAGGATGAATGTCAGCAGTGGGCCACACGTTTCCCACATCTTCG GATCCTGGGGACTCAGCTGATGTGCCCCAGTGACGAGGGCTTCCAGTGGTATGCCACCTCAGGGAAAGGAAGCTCTGCCAGCAGCCCATCAGCAGGCAAAGAAAGCAGTGTGAAGCCCCAGGAGAAAGATAAGGGTGGCATAGA GTTGAACGTGCAGGGCAGGAGATTGGCGCTGATCAAGTCCTCCTCAGCTGAATTGGATGAGCCTCCTGGCACCTCCGGTGGCTCCGGCAGTCATGACAAGCCGAGAGTGATTGAAGTGGAGGGTCTGATGGAGGAATACCTGGCTTTCGATAGCAGGGACTT AGAGGACGAGTGGGAGCTGGATTGTCCGGAGTCCGGTCGGAGGCATCACTGTCTGCCCCCTGTCTCTCCGTACGGCTGTCGCCATCAAGCTGTTCTCGACCTGCTGTTCGATGATGTGTGGTGGCAGCTGGTTGGTTGGATGAAAGAGCTGGTTCAACGCCACTGGGAATGCTGCACCTCAA CAGATGATGAAAAGATTTCTGGGAACTTGAGCCCCGTGCAGCAAGATTCCCAGAATCCCTTCACTCTGCTCTCCATGCTGCCCACGATGCTGCCCAAACTTGGCCAGAACAGGGTGCCCCCGCTCACAGCTGGCCTGCAGTTCCAG AACACAAAGTCAAGGGGCTCAAAGCACAAGTCCAGACGGAAATCCAAAAAGCAGAAAAGACCTTCCACT GGAAGGGTCCCGGTAGGAGCAGCAGCGACCCAACACAACCTAAATGACCTCATCGTGATCCATAGCATCCCCCTGCAGCAGAGGAACCTGGGTGTGCTGGATAGAAACCT GGAGCCAGAAGAGCGGACGTCTCACAGACCAGGCTCCAGCGTGGTCCCCTCCGGCAAACCTCGCCCTCGCCGAACCCTGGAACAGAGCTCTTCCTCGCTGCCCCGCCCGGCACAGTCCGCCCGACGCAGAAACCCCCCTCCCCGAACCCTCCTGCCGCTGGTTCCCAGCCTGAGTCAGTCCAGCGCAGCAGTATCCATGGATGAGGTCATCCGCGGGACACGTCT ACCCACAGCCAGCGACCGCCTGACGTCTCCGCTGTTGCCTCTGAGCAGGAACACACTCCTCCCCCCCATCAGCGCTGGAGACGCAGAGTCCTCTCACTTGGGACAGCAGTCCAAACCTGCACAG CGTCAGAAAGGCCCGTCCAACCGCGCCCACAGTGCTATAAATGATGAAGCTGGCAGTTCAATACCAAGGGATCGTCACCACCTACTGGATGTCTTCTCTCGCCCCAACACCACTCACACATACAGG TCCGACACCCCGTATCGTCGTTCCTTCACAGTATTGGACAACATCAACCAGGGGCGGCCAGGCAGAGCCTCTGTGGCCACAG ACTCTCTGGAAATCGGCGTGACTGGCATCAGTCTTGGCATCAGCAGCTCATCTTTCTTGGACTCGTTTTCCCACCACCCCTTGGGGCACTTGCCCATCAAAGACGAAGAGGAGCCAGACCCACAAGCCCCTGTCCCAG AGCAACTGATGCCTATGTCTGTCCCACCTCGGTCTTACACCAGGGGTGGCATCTCATCCAGAGCCAGCAGACCTGGCTTGTAG